In Leclercia pneumoniae, the genomic window CAGAAGCGGTGTAGATAAATTACGCGCTAACGGCTAATAACTCAAGCAGGCCGGGCGATGTGATCTTCGTTGCTGGCGGTCAGATCGTTATCCAGTGCCAGTGCGATCAGCTTATCCTCTAGCGTGAAGCGCTCTTCCAGTGCTTCACCCAGGTCGGACAGCGCCTGCTGAAACTCAAGATAGTTATCATGATCGATAGCGTTCTCAAGCGTGGAATCGTAGTAATCCATTATCTGCTGGGTGTTAGCTTCCAGCTGCGGATAAATTTTGGTGGCGGCTAATACCGGGGTATCGCCTTCCATTTCACCGATAATACGTTCATAAATATTAAAATGACCGTCGGACAGGTAATCCACCAGGCTTTGACAAAAATCATCGAGTGCCTTCTCGTTCAGGCGCATAAACGACTCTTTGCCAGGCTTAATGCCAACCAGATTGTAGTAGGCAACAAGAAGATGCTTGCGCACGTGTAGCCAGCGATCGACCAGGTTATTACTACCTCCAACGCGCTCTGTCAGGCTTTCTAGCTGGTTTAGCATGTTTGACTCCGCAAGGTTAAGATTAAAAGCTGCCCACCCAAAAATGTAATGATAATGTTACCAACATGCCTGTGAAGCGAAGGTAGTGCAATAGATATGGATCGTATTATTGAAAAATTAGATCGCGGCTGGTGGATCGTCAGCCATGAACAAAAATTATGGTTGCCTGCCGGGGAATTACCACACGGTGAGGCAGGAAATTTCGATCTTGTGGGGCAACACGCACTGCAGATCGGCGAATGGCAGGGCGATCCTGTGTGGTTGATCCAACAACATCGCCGTCAGGATATGGGATCGGTTCGTCAGGTGATTGATCAGGATGTCGGCCTGTTTCAACTGGCGGGACGCGGTGTGCAACTGGCGGAATTTTATCGTTCACATAAGTTCTGTGGCTACTGTGGGCATACCATGCAGCCGAGCAAAACCGAGTGGGCAATGCTCTGTAGCCACTGCCGCGAGCGCTACTATCCACAGATTGCGCCGTGCATTATTGTCGCTATCCGGCGGGAAGACAGCATCCTGCTGGCGCAGCATGCCCGTCACCGTAACGGAATACATACCGTGCTTGCCGGGTTCGTTGAAGTGGGCGAAACCCTGGAGCAGGCGGTGGCGCGTGAAGTGATGGAGGAGAGCGGGATCACGGTTAAAAATCTTCGCTATGTCACCTCGCAGCCGTGGCCATTCCCCATGTCATTGATGACCGCGTTCATGGCTGACTATGACGACGGTGAGATCGTGATTGACCCGAAAGAGCTGCTGAACGCCAGCTGGTATCGCTATGACGATCTGCCCTTGTTACCCCCAGCGGGAACGGTGGCGCGTCGGCTGATAGAAGATACCGTGGCAATGTGTCGGGCCGAGTATGAATGACGTGATACACTGAGGCCATGACGCTTA contains:
- a CDS encoding Rsd/AlgQ family anti-sigma factor; amino-acid sequence: MLNQLESLTERVGGSNNLVDRWLHVRKHLLVAYYNLVGIKPGKESFMRLNEKALDDFCQSLVDYLSDGHFNIYERIIGEMEGDTPVLAATKIYPQLEANTQQIMDYYDSTLENAIDHDNYLEFQQALSDLGEALEERFTLEDKLIALALDNDLTASNEDHIARPA
- the nudC gene encoding NAD(+) diphosphatase, with translation MDRIIEKLDRGWWIVSHEQKLWLPAGELPHGEAGNFDLVGQHALQIGEWQGDPVWLIQQHRRQDMGSVRQVIDQDVGLFQLAGRGVQLAEFYRSHKFCGYCGHTMQPSKTEWAMLCSHCRERYYPQIAPCIIVAIRREDSILLAQHARHRNGIHTVLAGFVEVGETLEQAVAREVMEESGITVKNLRYVTSQPWPFPMSLMTAFMADYDDGEIVIDPKELLNASWYRYDDLPLLPPAGTVARRLIEDTVAMCRAEYE